A portion of the Lentimicrobium sp. L6 genome contains these proteins:
- a CDS encoding LruC domain-containing protein codes for MMKKYSLLILFIAVLFTSCTKELSTTNEDPIITSETTLEELNIPIDFDWKTTKTLEVQLLLPESAGLARTKITSVDGSKLYFKGYPSDTTQKALNTKITVPAYLEVLKVSNGMTESFVDIQGNTLYHDFNNMDKSANSSNDVCGECDGQITQLTLQYLGSESSPLIKVTQKKGGNHNFVIFEDNVSGDFGFVGANNHNKMGAKIKIYVNGEENVEIHTSCSITILAGMTFGDFLIVAGESDNGGPLCEVEEEEQESFSGTVIYEDLYPAKGDYDFNDLVVEYNYEIHKGDNNYVTDIEAVFTVKAFGASFHNAFGFQFPSIVPSDVLSVTGSVFKPSTIFNMASNGIEAAQTKATFIVYDDAFDIMSHPGSGIGVNTTPGSDYVEPVSVTINITFVANSVSFNDLDIGNFNPFIVMKQDRGYEVHLAGYEPTDLFDSNLFGVYDDDSNAGIARYFLTENNLPWAINIPDGFDYMNEKARINTGYLMFTTWAQSGGVSYPDWFVNEPGYRNEANIYQIP; via the coding sequence ATGATGAAAAAGTATAGTTTATTAATTCTGTTTATTGCAGTTCTTTTTACTTCTTGTACAAAAGAGTTGTCCACAACAAATGAGGATCCCATTATAACATCGGAAACAACTCTTGAAGAGTTGAATATTCCTATTGATTTCGATTGGAAAACAACTAAGACATTAGAGGTTCAATTGCTTCTTCCTGAAAGTGCTGGTTTGGCTAGAACTAAAATTACTTCAGTAGATGGTAGTAAATTATATTTTAAAGGCTATCCATCTGATACTACTCAGAAAGCATTGAATACAAAGATTACTGTTCCAGCTTATTTGGAAGTTCTAAAGGTGAGCAATGGTATGACTGAATCATTTGTGGATATACAAGGAAATACATTGTACCATGACTTTAATAATATGGACAAGAGTGCAAATTCAAGCAATGATGTTTGTGGAGAATGTGATGGTCAAATTACACAGTTGACACTTCAATATTTGGGTTCTGAATCTAGTCCATTGATTAAAGTGACTCAAAAGAAAGGTGGAAATCATAATTTCGTGATATTTGAAGATAATGTAAGTGGGGATTTTGGTTTTGTTGGTGCTAATAATCATAATAAGATGGGTGCTAAAATTAAAATATATGTGAATGGTGAAGAAAATGTCGAAATTCATACGAGTTGCTCTATAACGATTCTAGCAGGAATGACCTTTGGTGATTTTTTAATCGTTGCCGGTGAGTCTGATAATGGTGGTCCTCTTTGTGAAGTTGAAGAAGAAGAGCAGGAATCATTTTCAGGTACGGTGATTTATGAAGATCTTTATCCAGCAAAAGGGGATTACGATTTTAATGATTTAGTAGTTGAGTATAATTACGAAATTCATAAAGGCGATAATAATTACGTTACTGATATTGAAGCAGTATTTACAGTGAAAGCTTTTGGAGCTTCTTTCCATAATGCGTTTGGGTTTCAGTTCCCAAGCATTGTCCCAAGTGATGTATTATCAGTTACTGGTTCTGTTTTCAAGCCAAGTACTATTTTTAATATGGCTTCTAATGGTATTGAAGCTGCTCAAACAAAAGCAACTTTTATTGTTTATGACGATGCTTTTGATATCATGAGTCATCCCGGTTCTGGAATTGGTGTAAATACTACTCCTGGTTCTGATTATGTTGAGCCTGTTAGTGTTACCATAAATATCACTTTTGTTGCTAATTCTGTTTCTTTTAATGATTTAGATATTGGAAACTTCAATCCTTTTATCGTGATGAAGCAAGATAGAGGATATGAAGTTCATTTAGCAGGTTATGAACCAACAGATTTATTTGATAGTAATTTATTTGGAGTATATGATGATGATAGTAATGCTGGTATCGCTAGATATTTCCTTACTGAAAACAATTTACCATGGGCTATTAATATTCCAGATGGCTTTGATTATATGAATGAAAAAGCTAGAATTAACACTGGTTATTTGATGTTTACCACTTGGGCTCAAAGTGGTGGTGTTAGTTATCCTGATTGGTTTGTGAATGAACCTGGCTATAGGAATGAAGCAAATATATATCAGATACCTTAG
- the mnmA gene encoding tRNA 2-thiouridine(34) synthase MnmA translates to MNIAALVSGGVDSSVTVHLLKEMGYDPTIFYIKIGLEDEPGYVCPKEEDIEITSYIAKKYGCNMEIIDLQKEYYETVVKYTLDTVKEGFTPNPDIMCNLLIKFGAFNDKMGHEFDKISTGHYAGIETRDGEQFLHTAVDKHKDQTYFLGRITKAQLQKAMFPLQDIPKPKVREIAHAIHLPSAGRPDSQGICFLGKINYNDFIRQYVGENPGDIVELETGKIWGKHKGLWFHTIGQRKGLGLSQGPWFVVKKDMASNILYISHGYDPIAQYGSEIKLGDFKFINERPDQNYNFSKDVKFKIRHSPEFLSGKMRIDHNHMIIDANEKIAGIAPGQFGVVYDESESICLGAGVIDNEF, encoded by the coding sequence ATGAATATTGCAGCATTGGTTTCTGGAGGAGTGGATAGCTCCGTTACAGTTCATTTATTGAAAGAAATGGGCTACGATCCTACTATTTTCTATATCAAGATAGGATTAGAAGACGAACCTGGTTATGTATGCCCCAAGGAGGAGGATATTGAAATTACTTCCTATATCGCAAAAAAATACGGTTGCAATATGGAAATTATTGACTTGCAAAAAGAGTATTACGAAACCGTGGTAAAGTACACCTTGGATACCGTGAAGGAAGGGTTTACACCCAATCCTGACATCATGTGCAATCTTTTAATCAAGTTTGGTGCTTTTAATGATAAAATGGGACATGAATTTGATAAAATCTCAACTGGCCATTATGCCGGTATTGAAACTAGAGATGGTGAGCAATTTCTTCATACCGCTGTTGACAAGCATAAAGATCAAACTTATTTCTTGGGCCGTATCACCAAGGCTCAATTGCAAAAAGCCATGTTTCCCTTGCAAGACATTCCTAAGCCTAAGGTTAGAGAAATAGCCCATGCTATTCACCTTCCCTCTGCTGGCCGCCCAGATAGCCAAGGAATTTGTTTCTTAGGCAAAATCAACTATAACGATTTTATTAGGCAATATGTAGGCGAAAACCCTGGAGATATTGTAGAGCTGGAAACGGGTAAAATCTGGGGAAAACATAAAGGACTTTGGTTTCATACCATTGGCCAACGCAAAGGTCTTGGATTAAGTCAAGGCCCATGGTTTGTGGTTAAGAAAGATATGGCGAGTAACATCCTCTATATATCGCATGGTTACGATCCCATTGCCCAGTATGGCAGCGAAATTAAACTTGGTGATTTCAAATTCATCAACGAACGCCCAGATCAAAATTATAATTTTTCCAAAGATGTGAAATTTAAAATCCGTCACAGCCCAGAATTCCTTTCAGGGAAGATGAGGATAGATCATAATCATATGATTATTGATGCCAATGAGAAGATTGCCGGGATTGCCCCAGGTCAATTTGGCGTGGTATACGATGAGTCAGAATCTATATGCCTAGGTGCTGGAGTTATCGATAACGAATTCTAA
- a CDS encoding NADP-dependent isocitrate dehydrogenase — MKNNQSKIIYTHTDEAPALATYSLLPIVNAFTNQAGINMETCDISLAGRVLSHFSDYLTEEQCQNDDLALLGELVKQPEANIIKLPNISASIPQLKAAINELQEKGYKLPNYPEEIINDTDKDVLSRYAKVLGSAVNPVLRQGNSDRRVAPSVKEFAQKHPKKLGIWSKDSKAEVATMKGGDFFGNEQSVTMAQADDVKIEFIGEDGHVTVLKDKLALLQGEVMDSSYMSVKALRSYIEEELEDAKKRDLLFSVHLKATMMKVSDPIMFGHFVSVYFKDVFAKYAEIFAKLGVNADLGLGDLYQRLQKLPVAQKEEIEAAIADTYNHRAKLAMVDSDKGITNLHASNDVIIDASMPNVVRDSGKMWGADGQLHDTKAMIPDRSYSKWYQESIDFCRENGAFDPATMGNVSNVGLMAQKAEEYGSHDKTFKAQANGVIRVVNSKGESIMEHTVECGDIWRASQAKDLPIRDWVKLGVNRAKATGNPAIFWLDKNRAHDAELIKKVNLYLKDHDLSGLEIKIMAPVEAMKYTLARTKQGLDTISVTGNIFRDYLTDLFPILELGTSAKMLSIVPLLANGGLFETGAGGSAPKHVQQFLEEGHLRWDSLGEFLALTVSLEDLGVKSENPKALVLGKALDQAVAKILDLDKSPSRKVNEIDNRGSHFYLAMYWAEALAAQNEDAEMKAKFETIAKELNVKQDQITKELLEVQGKAVEIGGYYLPNPELCEKAMRPSATLNSIIDNI; from the coding sequence ATGAAGAACAATCAATCAAAAATCATCTATACACATACAGATGAAGCACCGGCATTGGCAACTTATTCTTTATTGCCTATAGTGAATGCATTTACAAACCAAGCGGGAATTAATATGGAAACATGTGATATCTCTCTTGCAGGCAGGGTGTTGTCTCATTTTTCAGATTACTTAACTGAAGAGCAATGTCAGAATGACGATTTAGCTTTGCTAGGCGAATTGGTAAAACAGCCAGAAGCCAATATCATTAAGTTACCTAATATAAGTGCTTCCATTCCACAATTAAAGGCCGCCATTAATGAGCTTCAAGAAAAAGGCTACAAACTACCTAATTATCCAGAGGAAATAATAAATGACACAGATAAAGATGTGTTATCTCGATATGCTAAAGTTTTAGGCTCAGCCGTGAACCCAGTTTTGAGGCAAGGGAACTCCGACCGTAGAGTCGCTCCATCAGTAAAAGAATTTGCTCAAAAGCATCCTAAAAAATTAGGAATATGGTCTAAAGATTCAAAAGCAGAAGTAGCAACTATGAAAGGTGGTGATTTCTTTGGTAACGAACAATCAGTTACTATGGCTCAGGCTGATGATGTAAAAATTGAATTTATTGGTGAAGATGGTCATGTAACTGTGCTTAAAGATAAGCTAGCTTTGTTGCAAGGTGAGGTTATGGATTCTTCCTATATGAGTGTTAAAGCATTACGTAGCTATATAGAGGAGGAATTAGAGGATGCTAAGAAAAGAGATTTACTTTTCTCTGTTCATTTGAAAGCCACCATGATGAAGGTGTCAGATCCTATCATGTTCGGTCATTTTGTATCGGTTTATTTTAAAGATGTTTTTGCTAAATATGCCGAAATATTTGCGAAATTAGGGGTGAATGCCGATTTAGGATTAGGTGATCTTTATCAAAGACTCCAAAAACTCCCAGTTGCGCAAAAAGAAGAAATAGAAGCCGCTATTGCTGATACTTATAATCATAGAGCTAAGCTTGCTATGGTAGATTCTGATAAAGGAATTACCAATTTGCATGCCAGTAACGATGTCATTATTGATGCTTCCATGCCCAATGTGGTTCGTGATTCTGGAAAAATGTGGGGAGCAGATGGTCAGCTTCATGATACCAAAGCCATGATTCCAGATCGTTCTTATTCAAAATGGTACCAAGAATCCATAGATTTCTGTAGAGAAAATGGTGCTTTTGATCCTGCGACAATGGGAAATGTGTCCAATGTGGGATTAATGGCTCAAAAAGCAGAGGAATATGGTTCTCATGATAAAACTTTTAAAGCACAAGCAAATGGTGTTATTCGTGTAGTGAACTCTAAAGGCGAGTCTATTATGGAACACACAGTAGAATGTGGTGATATTTGGAGAGCTAGCCAAGCGAAGGATTTACCTATTAGAGATTGGGTAAAGCTTGGAGTAAATAGAGCAAAAGCTACAGGTAATCCAGCCATATTTTGGTTAGATAAAAACAGAGCCCACGATGCAGAATTGATTAAAAAGGTGAATCTTTATTTGAAAGATCATGATTTGAGTGGTTTGGAAATTAAAATCATGGCACCTGTAGAAGCTATGAAGTATACTTTAGCTCGTACTAAACAAGGATTAGATACTATTTCAGTAACGGGAAATATATTTAGAGACTATTTAACAGACCTTTTCCCTATCCTAGAATTAGGGACTTCTGCAAAAATGCTTTCTATCGTTCCATTATTAGCCAATGGCGGTTTGTTTGAAACTGGAGCTGGAGGATCTGCACCTAAACATGTTCAACAATTTCTAGAAGAAGGTCATTTACGTTGGGATTCATTGGGAGAGTTTTTAGCTCTTACCGTTTCTTTAGAAGATCTTGGTGTGAAAAGTGAAAACCCCAAGGCGCTTGTATTAGGAAAAGCTCTGGATCAGGCTGTGGCTAAAATTCTAGACCTTGATAAATCACCATCAAGAAAAGTAAATGAGATAGATAATAGAGGAAGCCATTTTTATTTAGCCATGTATTGGGCCGAAGCATTAGCTGCTCAAAATGAGGATGCCGAAATGAAGGCTAAGTTTGAGACTATAGCAAAGGAACTGAATGTAAAACAAGATCAGATAACAAAAGAATTGTTAGAAGTACAAGGAAAAGCAGTGGAGATTGGTGGATATTATCTGCCAAATCCTGAGCTTTGCGAAAAAGCAATGCGTCCAAGTGCTACATTGAATTCTATCATCGATAATATTTAA
- a CDS encoding citrate (Si)-synthase — translation MSELKNILYQKIQEHRPRVANLLNNYGDVKVADVTVSQILGGMRGIKSLVTDISYLDPNEGIRYRGFTLPEVFEKLPKAKGASMPYVEGLFFLLLTGEVPTESQVADVINDFSNRRILPRYVYEVIDAYPCCSHPMAIFSSAIMTMQRESFFNRKYHAGMNKQDYWDSTYEDAMNLLAKLPEIAAYIYSKQYKDGVRIQSNPNLDFGANFAHMMGIAKPYDDVARMYFIVHADHESGNVSAHTGHLVASSLSDVYYATSGMINGLAGPLHGLANQEVLRWLQDLKEKMGGELPTEDEMKQFVWDTLNSGQVIPGFGHAVLRKTDPRYTIQREFCQKNLSDYELFKYTDMLYKVVPPILQEQGKAKNPWPNVDAQSGIIQWYYGITEFDFYTVLFGIGRAFGVLSNVIWDRALSYPLERPKSITTEMLEDLAGVNKEK, via the coding sequence ATGAGTGAATTAAAAAACATACTCTATCAGAAAATACAAGAGCACAGACCACGAGTTGCCAACTTATTGAATAATTATGGCGATGTAAAAGTGGCGGATGTTACTGTTTCTCAGATATTAGGTGGAATGAGGGGAATCAAAAGTTTGGTAACCGATATTTCTTACCTGGATCCTAATGAAGGAATTAGATATCGTGGATTTACATTGCCCGAAGTATTTGAAAAGCTACCTAAAGCTAAAGGTGCAAGTATGCCTTATGTTGAGGGACTATTCTTTTTATTACTTACTGGAGAAGTACCAACAGAAAGCCAAGTAGCTGATGTGATTAACGATTTCAGCAATCGTAGAATTCTTCCGAGGTATGTTTATGAGGTCATAGATGCTTATCCTTGCTGTTCTCATCCCATGGCTATATTCTCTTCGGCTATTATGACCATGCAGCGTGAGTCTTTCTTTAATAGAAAATATCATGCAGGCATGAATAAGCAGGATTACTGGGATTCTACTTATGAGGATGCTATGAATTTATTAGCTAAGCTTCCTGAGATTGCAGCTTATATTTATTCTAAGCAATACAAAGATGGAGTAAGAATTCAATCTAATCCGAATTTAGATTTTGGTGCTAATTTCGCTCATATGATGGGCATTGCTAAGCCTTATGATGATGTAGCCAGAATGTATTTTATTGTTCATGCTGACCATGAGAGTGGTAATGTTAGTGCACATACAGGCCATTTAGTGGCTAGTTCGTTATCGGATGTTTATTATGCTACTTCTGGAATGATTAATGGTTTAGCAGGTCCATTACATGGATTGGCAAACCAAGAGGTACTAAGGTGGTTACAAGATCTAAAAGAAAAAATGGGTGGTGAGCTACCAACTGAAGATGAAATGAAGCAGTTTGTTTGGGATACCCTAAACAGTGGTCAAGTCATACCAGGTTTTGGTCATGCGGTATTGCGTAAGACTGATCCAAGATATACGATTCAAAGAGAATTCTGTCAGAAAAATCTTTCAGATTATGAATTGTTCAAATATACTGATATGCTTTATAAAGTAGTTCCTCCAATCTTGCAAGAGCAAGGTAAAGCGAAGAACCCTTGGCCTAATGTTGATGCGCAATCGGGCATCATTCAATGGTATTATGGTATTACAGAATTCGATTTCTATACTGTGTTATTTGGAATTGGACGTGCATTTGGAGTACTTTCAAATGTAATTTGGGACAGAGCTTTAAGCTATCCTCTAGAAAGGCCAAAATCTATTACTACAGAAATGCTAGAAGACTTAGCTGGAGTGAATAAAGAGAAATAA
- a CDS encoding RluA family pseudouridine synthase, which translates to MDVVFEDNHLIVINKKPGQIAQGDKTGDEPLNEILKAYLKEKYDKPGNVYLGLVHRLDRPTSGGLVFGKTDKASSRLSKMFQTREVKKTYWAVVDHRPPLTEDTLEHYLIKNQEKNKSAVAKPSNKNGKKAILHYKYLSSIDKYHLLEITLETGRHHQIRAQLAKIGCHIKGDVKYGFKRGNQDQSIHLHARYMEFIHPVKKENMRFEFALPEDVVWKAFL; encoded by the coding sequence ATTGATGTGGTTTTTGAGGACAATCACCTCATCGTCATCAATAAGAAACCGGGACAAATTGCCCAAGGCGACAAAACGGGTGACGAACCTTTAAATGAGATTTTAAAGGCTTACCTCAAGGAGAAATATGATAAACCAGGAAATGTATACCTGGGACTCGTTCATCGCTTAGATCGCCCTACTAGCGGAGGCTTGGTGTTTGGGAAAACAGACAAAGCCAGTAGTCGCCTCAGCAAAATGTTTCAAACCAGAGAAGTAAAAAAAACCTATTGGGCTGTAGTCGATCATCGACCTCCTCTAACAGAAGATACCCTAGAGCATTACCTCATCAAGAATCAAGAGAAGAATAAATCTGCCGTTGCAAAACCCAGCAATAAAAATGGTAAAAAGGCCATTCTTCATTATAAATACCTTTCGTCTATTGACAAATATCATTTGCTGGAAATTACTCTAGAAACAGGTCGCCATCATCAAATCAGGGCACAATTGGCTAAAATTGGATGTCATATTAAAGGCGATGTAAAGTATGGTTTTAAAAGAGGGAATCAAGACCAATCCATTCATCTTCATGCTCGATATATGGAATTTATACATCCGGTAAAAAAGGAGAATATGAGGTTTGAATTTGCCTTACCAGAAGATGTAGTTTGGAAAGCTTTTCTGTAA
- a CDS encoding phosphatase PAP2 family protein — translation MEFLVNLDQSLFLFLNGLHATWLDPVMWWLSDKLIWVPLYIFILYLLIKKYQWRSVGILLSIALLIAASDQVSVWFKYGFERFRPTHTEGLKEQIHTLNGYFGGAYGFVSSHASNSFALAAMTSFFLAPHYKNYRCYAFTWAAMVSYSRIYLGVHFPGDIIGGALLGILLAYLIYRFYLYFGTKCPNNYC, via the coding sequence ATGGAATTTCTAGTCAATTTAGATCAATCATTATTTCTATTTTTGAATGGACTACATGCCACTTGGCTCGATCCTGTCATGTGGTGGCTGAGTGATAAGCTCATCTGGGTTCCTTTATATATTTTTATTCTTTACCTCCTCATTAAAAAATACCAATGGAGGAGCGTAGGAATCTTGCTAAGTATAGCCTTATTAATTGCGGCTAGTGATCAAGTTTCTGTTTGGTTTAAATATGGCTTTGAGCGATTCCGCCCAACACACACCGAAGGATTGAAAGAACAAATTCATACTCTCAATGGATATTTTGGCGGTGCTTATGGCTTTGTTTCTTCTCATGCCTCCAACAGCTTTGCCTTAGCCGCCATGACTTCATTTTTCTTGGCTCCCCATTATAAAAACTACAGATGCTATGCTTTTACTTGGGCAGCAATGGTGAGTTATAGCCGAATTTATTTGGGAGTGCATTTTCCGGGAGATATTATTGGCGGAGCTCTTCTAGGAATTTTATTGGCTTATTTAATTTATCGCTTTTACCTTTACTTTGGCACAAAATGCCCTAATAATTATTGCTAA
- a CDS encoding GxxExxY protein, with protein MGPGLLESVYEYCLIDELRSRGLKAEQQILLPLFYKEKKLTKDFRIDILVNDEIIIEIKAVEILLPIHKAQIISYLKLADKWLGLLINFNVPLLKDGYKRFVNGYIDK; from the coding sequence ATGGGACCTGGATTATTAGAATCTGTTTATGAATATTGCTTAATTGATGAATTAAGATCTCGTGGTTTAAAAGCAGAACAACAAATATTACTGCCTCTATTTTATAAAGAAAAAAAATTAACCAAAGATTTCAGGATAGACATTCTAGTTAATGATGAGATAATAATTGAAATAAAAGCAGTAGAAATCCTATTACCTATACATAAAGCACAAATTATTTCTTATTTAAAACTCGCTGACAAATGGTTAGGTCTACTAATCAATTTCAATGTCCCACTTTTGAAAGATGGATACAAAAGATTTGTAAATGGTTATATTGATAAATAA
- the obgE gene encoding GTPase ObgE produces the protein MNQNFVDHIKIFCRSGKGGAGSVHFRREKYIAFGGPDGGDGGKGADIVVVGNRNLWTLLHLRYTRHIRAEDGQSGSGNRSFGADGADSVIELPLGTVCRDAETGEVICEVVEDQESHVLLPGGRGGLGNDHFKTPTNQTPEYAQPGEPAQERDVLFELKVLADVGLVGFPNAGKSTLLSSISAAKPKIADYPFTTMTPNLGIVPYRDHRSFVMADIPGIIEGAHDGKGLGIRFLRHIERNSILLFLVPGTTEDVRKEYEILVNELRMYNPELLDKERFLIVTKSDLLDEELESMLSEDLKDIPHMYISAVAQIGLDKLKDELWKLMMKDYHK, from the coding sequence TTGAATCAAAATTTTGTAGATCATATAAAAATATTTTGCCGTTCTGGTAAAGGTGGAGCTGGTTCTGTTCATTTCCGTAGGGAAAAATACATCGCTTTTGGTGGTCCCGATGGTGGAGATGGAGGCAAAGGAGCCGATATTGTTGTTGTAGGCAACAGAAACCTTTGGACCCTACTCCACCTTCGATATACCCGACATATCCGCGCAGAGGATGGTCAATCGGGGAGCGGCAACCGCAGCTTTGGAGCAGATGGAGCAGACTCCGTTATTGAACTCCCATTAGGAACAGTATGCCGAGATGCAGAAACTGGCGAAGTAATTTGCGAAGTTGTAGAAGACCAAGAAAGTCATGTCCTTTTACCTGGAGGTAGAGGTGGTTTAGGAAACGACCACTTCAAAACACCTACCAATCAAACTCCTGAATACGCACAGCCAGGTGAGCCTGCTCAAGAACGAGATGTTCTTTTTGAGCTGAAGGTTTTAGCCGATGTAGGACTAGTTGGATTTCCGAATGCCGGAAAAAGCACCCTCCTCTCTTCCATATCTGCAGCTAAGCCCAAAATTGCTGACTATCCATTTACAACCATGACACCAAACTTAGGTATTGTTCCTTATCGCGATCATCGCTCTTTTGTGATGGCAGATATACCAGGGATTATTGAAGGAGCTCATGATGGTAAAGGCCTTGGAATTAGGTTTTTAAGACATATTGAAAGAAACTCCATCCTCTTGTTTTTGGTTCCAGGAACTACTGAAGATGTGAGAAAAGAATACGAAATCTTAGTCAATGAATTGAGGATGTATAATCCAGAATTATTAGACAAGGAAAGGTTTTTAATCGTTACCAAATCAGATCTACTAGATGAGGAGTTGGAGAGTATGTTGAGTGAGGATTTAAAAGATATTCCGCATATGTATATTTCTGCCGTTGCTCAAATTGGGCTGGACAAGCTAAAAGATGAGCTTTGGAAATTGATGATGAAGGATTATCATAAATAG
- a CDS encoding adenylate kinase: MLNIALFGPPGAGKGTQSKLLLEKYNLTYISTGDILRREIAAGSILGMKAKDIIEKGGLASDEIIVQIIEERITKDENSDGILFDGFPRTTVQAYILDGLLLRLNTSLSAMLSLEVPMDELIERMMERAKTSGRKDDTLDVIKFRMEEYENKTKPVADFYKAKGLYHPINGTGTIEHIFNKLTDTITTTLKKKLINVVLYGPPGSGKGTQAEKIAEKYNLVYISTGQLLRKEMREKTEIGKSVTHFMQKGEIVPDEIAISLIESKIRRHPEANGFIFKGFPRTIVQAYILDGLLLKLNQSVSVAIGIEVSTLECFKRLSNRGKTDDKRPYDENMELIINRLDEFFTRTQIVGDYYKKHNKFTTINGHGSEEEIFERLVEKIDNTLTTRR; the protein is encoded by the coding sequence ATGTTAAACATTGCACTATTTGGCCCTCCAGGAGCTGGTAAAGGAACACAATCTAAACTACTTTTAGAAAAGTATAACCTGACTTATATTTCAACTGGTGATATTCTACGTCGAGAAATTGCCGCGGGGAGTATTTTGGGTATGAAAGCTAAAGACATTATCGAGAAAGGGGGATTAGCTTCCGATGAGATCATTGTGCAAATTATTGAAGAAAGAATTACTAAAGATGAAAATTCTGATGGAATTCTTTTTGATGGTTTCCCTAGAACCACAGTTCAGGCCTATATCTTAGATGGATTATTATTAAGATTAAATACTTCTCTTTCTGCCATGCTCAGTTTAGAGGTCCCCATGGACGAACTCATAGAAAGAATGATGGAAAGAGCCAAAACCTCTGGCAGAAAAGATGATACCTTAGATGTGATCAAATTCCGAATGGAGGAATATGAAAATAAAACTAAACCTGTTGCCGATTTTTATAAAGCAAAAGGTTTATACCACCCCATTAATGGAACAGGAACCATTGAACACATTTTCAACAAGTTAACAGACACTATCACCACTACTTTGAAGAAGAAATTAATAAATGTGGTATTATATGGTCCTCCGGGTTCTGGAAAAGGAACTCAAGCTGAAAAAATCGCCGAAAAATACAACCTAGTTTATATTTCTACAGGACAATTACTTCGTAAAGAAATGAGAGAAAAAACAGAAATAGGCAAATCGGTAACTCATTTCATGCAAAAAGGAGAAATTGTACCAGATGAAATTGCTATTTCTTTAATAGAAAGTAAAATCAGAAGACACCCAGAAGCTAATGGATTTATTTTCAAAGGTTTTCCTAGAACTATTGTTCAGGCCTATATCCTCGATGGCTTATTATTAAAACTGAATCAATCAGTTTCTGTTGCCATTGGAATCGAGGTCTCAACACTTGAGTGTTTTAAAAGACTTTCCAATAGAGGCAAAACTGATGACAAACGTCCTTATGATGAAAATATGGAGCTCATAATCAACCGTCTAGATGAATTCTTTACCAGAACTCAAATTGTTGGTGATTACTATAAGAAACATAATAAATTTACAACTATAAATGGCCATGGTTCAGAGGAAGAAATATTTGAACGCTTGGTAGAAAAAATAGATAATACATTAACAACCAGGAGGTAA
- the hpt gene encoding hypoxanthine phosphoribosyltransferase, which translates to MEAKTVKLYDKEFKISIPANEIDQSISNVADKINVDYEGKNPLFIIVLNGAFMFASDLLKKIHIDCEITFVKLSSYVGTKSSHVVREVIGLDKSLAGRNVIVVEDIIDTGITMHDTLPKLKQMEAADVKIATLLFKPNAFQKDFPIDYIGMEIPNDFIVGYGLDYDGLGRNLADIYKIID; encoded by the coding sequence ATGGAAGCTAAAACAGTAAAACTTTATGATAAAGAGTTTAAAATCTCTATCCCAGCGAATGAAATAGATCAGTCAATTTCTAATGTTGCTGATAAAATCAATGTAGATTACGAAGGTAAAAACCCTTTATTTATCATCGTTTTAAACGGTGCTTTTATGTTTGCATCTGACTTATTGAAAAAAATTCACATTGACTGCGAAATCACTTTTGTAAAACTGTCATCCTATGTAGGTACCAAAAGTTCACATGTGGTAAGAGAAGTTATAGGCTTAGATAAATCTTTAGCCGGTCGCAATGTAATCGTTGTAGAAGACATCATCGACACAGGAATTACCATGCATGACACTCTTCCTAAGCTTAAACAAATGGAAGCTGCCGATGTAAAAATCGCCACGCTACTCTTCAAACCAAATGCTTTCCAAAAAGATTTTCCTATAGATTATATCGGTATGGAAATTCCTAATGACTTCATCGTTGGCTATGGCTTAGATTATGATGGTCTTGGAAGAAACCTCGCTGATATCTATAAAATCATTGACTAA